A window of Benincasa hispida cultivar B227 chromosome 9, ASM972705v1, whole genome shotgun sequence genomic DNA:
AGAACTTTTAAAAGATATTAGAAAACACTCTTTCCTAATACATGAACAAGAACACAATCCAGACAAAATCCCTGTCTAATGTGTTTTCACAACAATTGCCAATGCTCTCTCAAATCCCACCTATCTACCATGCGACAGGGTGATGGAAATCATTTATGGGAGGACAAAAATTGGTAAATCATCAAGGATCCAGAAAAGATACAAAAGAACAACTCAACCTTTAACAAATCTATCAATTCCCCCTAGAGTATTGTCATTGCTTTGTACTCGAACTCACTTGAAAGATGAGCGGGCAAGTCTCCTGCTATTTCCACATTTAGGTCTAATTGGAGTAGAAAAGTTTGTCCAAATCCAACCTGTATAGAATAAGACCAAGAAATTTGAAAGCCTGAATCCAAGAATATATCCAATGTTATATAGCAGTCTAATAGCTACCTGTTTTGAGTCTTTACATACTAATCCAAGCTGATTGCAAATGGGGTGCTTCACAAGTATTCACACATATTCCAGACAGGCATCATTGATATGTATACCCAATACCCTTCCTAAGTATGAGATATATGGTATGTAATATGAGATTCATTTTCTGAACAAGCTATATTGTTTTCTATCAGTTGCTTCCCGTCCCCCCATGGTGGGCTCTCACGTATCGGTCTGAAAACATCACCCCATCCTACGAATCAATCTATTATGTCATACATGGAACATATACGCCACGCCACACCACAATCTGGGACATCTTTGAACCATCCAAAATACTTTCCCCTgcaaaaattacaaactacatccTAATCAATGTCTAGTTGCCCGTGGTCGTGTTCACATCTTGTCAACTACAATCAGATATGTATGATAGCtgatagattaaaaaatattatgataaagaattaaaatgttTTTCTGAATGAAAACAAGATAAACTTTACCATATTGATAAATACGGTACACGTTCCTCTTGGTATATCTCATAAAAACTTCAGTGTGAGTTGTCACTTACTAATCTCTAGGAGAGATTGTGAAGAATACATAActtgaaaagagaagaaagttgaGCAAGTTTACAAGGAAAGTAAATGAGTAATAAAAAGTAGGCATTCCTAACACGATTTTTTGTCTCCATCATGGAAAGAAAGGAACTCGAGAATATTCTTTGATACATATGGTTCTTTCGTTAATTTTTGTGATCGTATCCATTTACAGCCTCAAATTGGAATGCTCGACACAAATCCTCCTGtgatattcattattttattatcaactTAGACCCGAGGCCCTTTGACTAATTCATCATCCTTCAACATAGTGACGCCTTGTCATGGTTTATTGTGGCTATATAATAGAAGACAGTCATAGAAcaatacaattatttaaaagGAATAATGACAAGAAGCAACTATATAGCTACTAAAGTTTCAAGATAGCCCTAGAACACAAGAATTTTCCATaggaataaaaacaaaataaccaACTATGGGTTTTTAGGGCTTTGGCCCCCAAAagacgtttttttttttttttttttgggaaaaaaaaaagaacatagtTAACTATAACTATCACAGATAGCCATAAAATACAAGACGTTACCTAAGGTATATTGATTGCCAGGTTTAGACTTTTGGGTTGGGCATTAGTCTCCGTGGTCTGAGAGCTTCCTTATGCTAGCAACCGAAAAACAAGTAAGAGAAAGGTAAATAATCAAATTGTTTGATCACAGtaataatataaaaagttaACAACATTATAACAGAACccaaatatattgaaatataaaagataaCGGAAATTACAAGATAAACCAAGTGTTGGAGGAACTTGGACCCTCTCTCTTGAGATCTTAAAGAAAGCCCTAAATCACTCACCAAAATTTTGTTTACCTTTCTCATTTGCCTTATCACTATTTATAACCAAATTCTATAATAAACTCCCCTGACTAATTACTATACTTGAATAGCATTCGTAAGACCCCCAGCTATGGTTATATTAGGATTATTAGTATGATTACAAGTAAAGGCATATTAGTGAATACTAAGTCTGTTAGGCCttttagttaaaaataaaagtagggTTGGAAGTAAGGGGTGAAGATTTTGGTAGTAATTTCCATAGTTGGGTAATTTGGGAGAGTAATAGCGCTCTCAAACGGCTATGTtatattgtaatttatttggatatTGCAATATACGTTTCTCTTTTTTAGTGTTCTTTGTGTTCTTAGTTGTTCTTGAGTTTTCTTATTAGATAGTAACTTAATACATCCCTATCAcattcataacatttatataataatgaaaGGTAAGCAAATTATATGCAAGAATCACAGCTCCAGATTCTGGCTTCATATCAATTAATGAACGATATGAAGTTCTATCCAAGTTATGAAAATGCTGATTTTAGCTATGTTGAAATATATTGAATTAGCCTAAGGGCGTTTTTGTAGTTTACtctatatttgctaaattagaGTTTTCCCTCATCCTATTTGTCTGAGGTTGGAGTCTCTTGTATGCATggcattaaataataaaaccttttctatcgtggtttttcttccctgacttagggttttccacgtaaactcctCGTGtcgtttctttcttttctatttcaatatggtatcagagcaaggtgaTGAAACCCTAATCCCGATAGAAGAAACTCAATCATCAAACTTGATAGGTGAAGGTACACTGGCAAACATGACTAATGTGGCTGTGATTCAAGCAGCCATTGATCGATATCTCCGAACCATCTTAAACCCAGCGCAACCCGACCCATCTGGAGCCCCGCTGCCAGACTTCAATAACCCAGTCGGCACGCACCTTGGACAGCTTCAATCGCCGAGCATCACCAACCCAGTTGAGGTGCATCTTGGACCTCAAACTCGGCTTGGATCGCGATCGACACAGGGCTCTAGTGGATTTGCTCCAACCGGCGCGCCAAACAGCTCCCAGACGTAGCGTACCAACCCATTCCAGCCGAACATCGTCGATGGGGGTCCTTCGACTTCGCACACGATCGGGTTCGCTCTAGCTGCCGGGTTGGGTCAGATCAGCGCGTTTTCTTCAACCTCGCAGCCGATCACTGAGCCCTCTGTCCGTTACCCACTGTCGCAGCCATCTGGGAGCAACGCCGATCACGGGCTGCCGTATTTTGCCGCCGGTGGGATTCCGACAGCAACCTCCTCATAGTACCATGGTGGACAGCCTCTTCCTCATGTGTACCCAATACAACCTCAGTTTCGAATGGGCGATTCCGTTGAAGAAAATTCCATGACCTATGGATAGAAACACCCCAATTCTGAATCTCATGGGGAACTCCAACAACAATTGGTCAGTCTCCAACAACAGATGGCCGCTTTTGGAGCCAGATTGAATGGCCATGATTCTTCCCAGATTTATTCAGAAAATCTGGTATCAATATTTCCTACTCTTCCTACTACTAATCTTTTATCTGGGACTATAGGAAACTCTGCAGGAATGATCACGGGAGAGAAGCTGAATGGACAAAATTACTTCTCTTGGTCCCAAACAATTAAAATGGTTCTTGAGGGACGCCATAAGTTTGGCTACTTGACTGGAGAGATACCACGACCGAATCCTGGGGATCCTCAAGAGCGTGTCTGGAAGGCAGAGGATTCATTGCTCCGCTCGATGTTGATCAGTAGCATGGAGCCACAAATTGGGGAACCTTTACTCTATTCAGCCACTGCCCGAGATATTTGGGATGCAGTCCGACGGTTATATTCGAGGCGTCAGAACGCATCCCGCCTGTATACTCTACATAAACAAGTTCATGAATGCAAACAAGGGAGCATGGATGTAACATCATACTNNNNNNNNNNNNNNNNNNNNNNNNNNNNNNNNNNNNNNNNNNNNNNNNNNNNNNNNNNNNNNNNNNNNNNNNNNNNNNNNNNNNNNNNNNNNNNNNNNNNNNNNNNNNNNNNNNNNNNNNNNNNNNNNNNNNNNNNNNNNNNNNNNNNNNNNNNNNNNNNNNNNNNNNNNNNNNNNNNNNNNNNNNNNNNNNNNNNNNNNNNNNNNNNNNNNNNNNNNNNNNNNNNNNNNNNNNNNNNNNNNNNNNNNNNNNNNNNNNNNNNNNNNNNNNNNNNNNNNNNNNNNNNNNNNNNNNNNNNNNNNNNNNNNNNNNNNNNNNNNNNNNNNNNNNNNNNNNNNNNNNNNNNNNNNNNNNNNNNNNNNNNNNNNNNNNNNNNNNNNNNNNNNNNNNNNNNNNNNNNNNNNNNNNNNNNNNNNNNNNNNNNNNNNNNNNNNNNNNNNNNNNNNNNNNNNNNNNNNNNNNNNNNNNNNNNNNNNNNNNNNNNNNNNNNNNNNNNNNNNNNNNNNNNNNNNNNNNNNNNNNNNNNNNNNNNNNNNNNNNNNNNNNNNNNNNNNNNNNNNNNNNNNNNNNNNNNNNNNNNNNNNNNNNNNNNNNNNNNNNNNNNNNNNNNNNNNNNNNNNNNNNNNNNNNNNNNNNNNNNNNNNNNNNNNNNNNNNNNNNNNNNNNNNNNNNNNNNNNNNNNNNNNNNNNNNNNNNNNNNNNNNNNNNNNNNNNNNNNNNNNNNNNNNNNNNNNNNNNNNNNNNNNNNNNNNNNNNNNNNNNNNNNNNNNNNNNNNNNNNNNNNNNNNNNNNNNNNNNNNNNNNNNNNNNNNNNNNNNNNNNNNNNNNNNNNNNNNNNNNNNNNNNNNNNNNNNNNNNNNNNNNNNNNNNNNNNNNNNNNNNNNNNNNNNNNNNNNNNNNNNNNNNNNNNNNNNNNNNNNNNNNNNNNNNNNNNNNNNNNNNNNNNNNNNNNNNNNNNNNNNNNNNNNNNNNNNNNNNNNNNNNNNNNNNNNNNNNNNNNNNNNNNNNNNNNNNNNNNNNNNNNNNNNNNNNNNNNNNNNNNNNNNNNNNNNNNNNNNNNNNNNNNNNNNNNNNNNNNNNNNNNNNNNNNNNNNNNNNNNNNNNNNNNNNNNNNNNNNNNNNNNNNNNNNNNNNNNNNNNNNNNNNNNNNNNNNNNNNNNNNNNNNNNNNNNNNNNNNNNNNNNNNNNNNNNNNNNNNNNNNNNNNNNNNNNNNNNNNNNNNNNNNNNNNNNNNNNNNNNNNNNNNNNNNNNNNNNNNNNNNNNNNNNNNNNNNNNNNNNNNNNNNNNNNNNNNNNNNNNNNNNNNNNNNNNNNNNNNNNNNNNNNNNNNNNNNNNNNNNNNNNNNNNNNNNNNNNNNNNNNNNNNNNNNNNNNNNNNNNNNNNNNNNNNNNNNNNNNNNNNNNNNNNNNNNNNNNNNNNNNNNNNNNNNNNNNNNNNNNNNNNNNNNNNNNNNNNNNNNNNNNNNNNNNNNNNNNNNNNNNNNNNNNNNNNNNNNNNNNNNNNNNNNNNCGCCATCTCATTGAAGTTGCTCATTCCTTGATGATTCCAGCATCTCTCCCTTCGTACCTGTGGGGAGATGCGGTTCTTACCGCAGTCTATCTCATTAATAGGATGCCTTCATGAGTTCTAAAGTTTCAAACACCTCTTGAGTGCTTCAAAGAGTCTTGTCAGTCTACCCATGTTATTCCTGAGGTTCCTCTTCATGTGTTTGGGTGTAAAGCTTTTGTTCATACTCATGGTCCACACCGAACTAATTTTGCCCCACGAGCTCAAAAGTGTGTGTTTGTCGGGTATCCCCTTCATCAGCGAGGCTATAAATGCTTTCACCCATCTTCTAGAAAATACTTTGTCACGTTCCTTGAAGATAAACCATTCTTTTccgttagtcatcttcagggggagaccaTGAGTGAAAAGACTAACAGATCCATATACTTTGTACCAATTAGCTTTAATCTTGAGCCTAGTCCTAATATTCCTGAACTTGAGCCTAGTCCTAATATTCTCTTGAACCCAGTCTACCTAGGCTCGAACCTAATTCTGCTCCTGCAATTCCAGTATTTGTCCTTCCTACTAGACAAGTGCCctggataacatactataggaagaatcttagAAAGGAAACTCAGGAAATCCTTGGTGTTCCATCGAAAACTGTCCAAGCATCGGAACCAGCTCAGGTTCAAGATCCTGTTGTTTCAGAGGAGATTCTTGAAGAGAAGTCTGGGAACATAGAAAATGATGAGACGAGCTTAGAGAAGGTTGAAATTTCAGGAGGTAATGAGGTGCTGGAAGATCCTTAAGAAGATATAGAATTGTCTCAGAAGTCTGATACTGAAGAGAGACCGACGAAAACTGACAATTATGATACCACTCTAGATATGCCAATTGCTCTGAGGAAGGGAACCAGGTCATGTACAAAGTACCCTCTGCATAGTTTTCTGACCTATAGTAACTTATCTCCTGGTTTTAAGGCTTTCACTATCCAACTGGATGCTCTAGCAATACCTACCAGTATACATGCGGCCATGGAAGTTCCCGAGTGGAAAGCGGCAgtaatggaagaaatgagagctctcgaGACAAATAAGACTTGGAAGTTAGTAGTTCTCCCTAGAGGTCACAAAACagttggttgcaaatgggtgttcacagtGAAGTATAAATCTGACGGAACGCTCGAAAGATATAAGGCCAGGTTTGTTGCTAAAGGGTTCACTCAGACATATGGGATTGATTATTCATAAACTTTTTCCCCAGTGGCTAAGTTAAACATGATCCGTGTTCTTCTGTTTGTCGCCGTAAATAAAGATTGGCCCCTACATCAACTAGATGTAAAAAATGCCTTCCTGAATGGTGAGTTAGAAGAGGAAGTTTACATGAGTCCGCCTCCAGGTTTCGAAGCTAAGTTTGGGAATCATGTTTGCAAACTCAGGAAGTCCTTATATAGGTTGAAGCAGTCCCCTAGGGCATGGTTTGATAGGTTCACTGTGTTTGTTAAGTCTCAAGGGTTTGTTCAGGGGCATTCTGATCATACTTTGTTTACCAAAAAATCACCTTTAGGGAAGATTGTTGTGTTGGTggtgtatgttgatgacatcatTTTATCAGGAGATGACACGACAGAAATTGCTAAGCTGAAACAGAGGATGGCAGGCGAATTTGAAATCAAGGATCTTGGTAGTTTGAGGTATTTTCTCGGGATGGAAGTGGCAAGATCAAAAGCAGGAATATCTGTATCTCAACAGAAATACACTCTGGACTTGTTGAAGGAAATAGGAATGACTGGATGCAAACCTATTGACACTCCTATTGAGGTCAATGGCAAACTGAAAAGCATTTCGGAAGGAGTTCCTATGAATAAGGAGAGGTATCAACGCTTGGTAGGAAAACTGATTTACTTATCTCATACTAGGCCCGACATCTCCTATGCTGTGAGTGTggtaagtcagttcatgcagaATCCATATGAGGAGCACATGGAAGCTGTGACTCGAATTTTGAGATACCTGAAGTCCACCCCTGGGAAGGGCTTAGTGTTAAGAAAATATGACACACGGAGCATCGAGGCGTATACTGACTCAGATTGGGCCGGATCTGTGACTAATAGAAAGTCAACCTCAGGGTACTGTACCTTTGTATGGGGACATTTGGTGACTTGGCAGAGTAAAAAACAGGGTGCAGTGGCCAGAAGTAGTGCTGAGACAGAGTATAGAGCTATGAGTCTGGGAgtgtgtgaagaaatctggttgtaGAAAGTTGTCTGATCTTCACCAGAGTAGTCTGGATCCCATGAagctgtattgtgataataaggtTGCCATCAATATTGTTAATAATCTAGTGCAACATGATAGAACCAAACATGTAGAAATTGACAGGCACTTTATTAAAGAGAAGTTAAACCGCAGAGTTATCTGTATTCCCTATGTGCCTTCAGTCCAACAGGTTGCAGATGTTCTTACGAAAGGGTTATCGAGATAGACGTTTGAAGCttgtattagcaagttgggtcttgccgatatctacgccccaacttgagggggagtgttgaaatatgTTGAATTAGCCTTAAGGGCGTTTTTGTAGTTTACtctatatttgctaaattagggtttcccCTCATCctatttatatctgaggttgGGGTCTCTTGTATGCAtgacattaaataataaaaccttttctatcgtggtttttcttccctgaattagggttttTCACGTAAACTCCTTATGtcgtttctttcttttctatttcaataagCTACACCAAAAATGAGGTTCTAAGTAATCGTCAAAACAACAATGAATgaagaaaacaataaataacCAGATAGCATTGTAGGCTAAATCAAATCTATTAACTTTTTACAGACATAAGCAGCAAAAACAAATGTACTCGTTTAAAATAAAGTACTGAGGCATGATCAAAGAATATACCAGCTAAAAGAAGATTTTAGCCACAATTGAAAGGGCCTGTCTCGTTCAATTAGAGGGAATGGCCATGGCATGTGTAGGTTCGTAGTGAGAAGCCTTTAAGTTTCGTGATAAACCGTGCTCCAATTTGCTTAGCCATGTTATCAACAACCTCATCAATTTATATACCTACCTCTGCAAAGtgcaaataaaaaaatccaaaagctaaacatttttttctttaatgaaaAGCTACATTTCCAATGAGAACAAATGAAAGAAATACAAgggaaattaaaacaaaaaacccaCCCCATGAGGAGCCCAATTACCTAAAATGGAGTTCCATTCAAACAAAATAAGACATAAAAGGGTAATTAAAAAAAGCTTTACACACAGATACCCAAAGAGAGGTATGATATCTAAAAAGAGAGCACACCGTCACATGGAAACTACTAATTAACGTTGTGAGCAAAAGCCTAAACTGCAGAGGTTGAGTCGGTACCTGACGGCAATTATGCCACAGTGAACGTTCATCAACCTGCACCCTCCTGGTACTGAAAGCTCAAGTCCATCAGATATTGTAGAAAAGGCCATTTCTCATCCCAATTAGACATGCTTCATTGTACTTTTTCTGCATATCAATTATGTCAAGTTGCCATACAAAAAGTTAATGATATTTTGCAATCTTCTCTCCAGTAGCCCTATCAAGTAGGTTATTTTGTTGGCTGCGCAATTTCACATTAAGCAAATATCTCTGTAAATTCCATCCTTGTTATGACGGTGCAGATCTTCAAGCACCAAATGAAGAACCGAGGACAAAGTAACCTCTAACTATTGCTCAGTAGCAGATTTGTCTGTCACAAAAGTGAAAGAGTTGAGAGCAAACATTTTCACCAAAAGCACAAAGAGAGGAGAGAATGAAACTCTAGAAAGCAGTTGTttcaataaaaaagaagaagagaatgaaACTCTAGAAAACTCTAAATGCTTCTATGATTAAACAGAGAAAATATCAACTTTATTTAGCTTACAATTGAAAGCATGAAACTCTATTGTTCTGTGCCACTCCAACTTAAATGTCCAGAGAGAGGTTagtacccccccccccccaaaaaaaaaaaaaaaaaaaaaaagttacagaGTTTGGTGATTTTCAATGTCATCCAATGGATATAAAAATAGATGGTTTCTAACTGTTCTTTTGGAAAATCATGCAGTTAAAAGTTCAAGGGGAACTAATTCATTGcataaaacaaattaaactaATCTGACCCAGTTACCATGCATGTCAATTTGATTGATCATTATTATTCACAtttaattatacttattttattagtaTCATTAACAATATCAAGTACAAAACTACACCTTTGAATTTAAGACTTGTTACAGTCCAGATATCATTAACTTAATGAGTAGAGTAGAATAAAATAACGAGTGGGGAAATGCTTACTTGATCCTGTACATATTAAAATGTTTACTTGATCAGAAAATTTAAGAAAAGCATAAATTTACATTGTTGCACTTCAATTTAGCTTGaactatttgaaaattaaacttcaGAAATATCAATTCATCGTTTAAATAGTTGCATATGTTGAGGGTGGATTTTGTAATCAAGGGTAAAATGGACAACAAACAGCAAAAGAAGAGGATTCAAACGAAACCAAGAGAAAAGTAGGCTTGGTCGGCCTTGGTACCGAGGCCGATGCCATCAACAACGGCCCCAAGCCAGTTCGGCCCAACATAGGCTCGGCCAGGAAGGGATGAAACCCTAAAGCACTGGATAAGGATGCGGGATGGTTGGCCTCGGCCCAAAAGGATTTCCCAAACAGATAGCCCAATTAAAAGCCCTAAATGGATAAGGAATAGGGAGAAGGTCAAAACCTATAAAAAAAACCGAGCAGAGCACAAACGAAGTAAGTTCGCCAACTAAGATGAAATATTCTCTTCTCCTTCCAACCTTTTGACATAAGCATCGGGGTGGTTGTGACTTAGACCACACTAGTGTCAAGTTTTCTATTTGCTTGCAGGCAAGCTATCTTCCcccaaaatacaaatttatggTTGTTGCCCTGTAAAGATCAGGTACATTCGCTTGGTCAAAAATTGGCATCAACAACATATAATTTCTACTCAATCAAATCATTTCACCCTTGAATCCATGGGGCAACAAATCATTTCATGCATAATGATATTGAATTGTCTTGAGCCGATAAAAGAATGATTCGCTAGCTTGACCCCTAGAAATCCCAATGCTTCTACTATCCATGTCGAAAAAAATCGAAAGTAGTACCTAAAGGATATCATAGTCAAGTTTGAACCCTAAACGTGTTTCCCTATAGTGACCTGGCATCCAATGTGGAATTTTAGTTTCAGCTATCATTAACTTACCGTACATCAAGTGACAATTATAagcaattatttatttattgatccATTAGACTGTGGATGAGGAATCAAATGCAATGGGAGAGCGAAAAATGTGTTCATATAAAAACATACTTGGATAGACATTACCCTTAAAAGAACCAAGTTTCTCCGGTCCAGATATTGTGATGGCTTGAACAAGTTTCCTCGGTATCAAAACAAGAAACCGACTCAACAATAAAGTTCATAGGGAAGCCACATCACCAAAAATCATTACATGAGCAAGCGCCACTCTTAAAATGGTGGAATCTATGAACATCACGAACAACTATTTCTCGATTGGTGATACTTGATATATGTTTCATGACATCATGGCAATCTCCACAAATAcgtaagttttttaaaatacgAATTTTCTTAGTTGTGTTCGTACTTATGAGTGCAAAAGCAAGAGCCAATCTTTCACTGTGAAATCgaaggttttcatttttttctgtTTCTCCAACATTATGAAGCACATATTCAGTTTTGGGCACATATCCTATGGAGGTCAGTTCTCTATCAAGCTCCTCTAGCTTTAGATGTATTTCCTGAATTCGTGGATGTGAACAATCATGAGACACAAATGTGTGAGCTTGACCATTAGTCTCGACCCAACTACACCCTGGCTCCTTTTTAACTCCTTTACTAGACATCAAAGTCCGAACTCTTTTGACATCATCCCACCTTCCTTTGGCTGCAAAAATATTTGAGAGTAATATATAATTTGTCTCCTTCTCTGGTTGAAGCTCAAAGAGTTTGTTCGCAGCTTTCTCACCCAATGTCAAATTACCGTGCATTTTGCTAGCTCCAAGGACAGTTTCCCAAATAAGTGCATGTTGTGATAGTTGCATTTTTTGAATGAAATCTTCAAGCTCATCAAATTTTCCCACCCGGCCTAGAATATCAACCATACAAGCACAATGATCTACGGTAGGAGAAATACGAAAATCTCTACACATAGAGTTGAATTGTTTTTTCCCCTCTTCAACTAATCCTTGGTGACTGCATGCGGAAAGAATGCCTATGAAGGTGACCTCATCGGGCAATATGCCTTCATCCAACATCATCTTAAAGGCCCTGAGAGCTTTGTTGCCTTGCCCATTCTGTGCATATCCACATATAATGGTGTTCCATGCAATTGTATCTCGCCTAACCAAAGCTTCAAATAACGTTTCAGCTTCTTCAATACAACCACATTTTGAGTACATGTCAACAAGGGCACTGCCAACAAACATATCACTTATGTGTCCACTCTTAAAAACCATAGAATGAAGTTGTTGTCCACCTTCTAGAGAAGCCAAAGAAGAGCAACCACTCAAACAGCCACCGAGCGTGAACTCGTTTGGCTTTATACCTTCTTGTTGCATTTGTTTGAAATAATTAAGAGCCTTTTCTCCCTGGTTTATTTGTGCATAATTAGTAATGATAACCGTCCATGTAAAAAGATCCCTAGCACTTAACCTGTTGAAAGCTACATCAGCATCTTCCAAGTGCATACATTTGGCATACATGTCAATCAGAGCTGTTTGAACAAAATCATTATCatccaaattatttttaattacatGCACATGCGCTTGCCTCCCCAAGTGCACATCAAAAAGACAAGAACATGATCTTAAAATACTAATAAAAGTATACATGTTTGGAATAAAACCTTCCTCTAACATGTGACAAAAGTTAATAAGTAGTTGATCATACATTCCAGAATCATGAAAACCAGATAAATATGTATTCCATGAAACCAAATCTCGGTCAACCATTGATTCAAACAACCTGGCACCTTCATGCACACATCCATTTTTCATGTACATTGTGACCAATGCATTGCTGACTGAAACATCGGTTTCAAATCCATATTTCCAAACACAAGCGTGGATGCTTTGGCCATATTGGAAGTCTCCCATATTTGTAGCAGCACTTATAAGGCTGCAAATAGTATACTGATTTGGTCTGCTGCCACTCGATCTCATTAAGTGAAATAACTTAACTGATTCCTCACTTTGTCCTTGCTGATCAAGGCATGTAATCATGGCACTCCAAACCACTATATCAGGCTTTTTAATCATCTTAAATACTTCTAATGCATCAATTGCAATCCCACATTTTGAGTACATATCTACCAAACCACAACCTAAGAATTCATCGCCTTCATACCCACATTTGATAATCAAGGAATGGATTGCCTGCCCTTGTCTTAAACTTTTGGAGTTTGCACAACCCTTGAGAACGGTAGTTAAAGTGAACTTGCTGACCTTCACATCTAATTCCATCAtacaacaaaataatttcaagaCTCCTATCCCATCACCCCGTTGAGCGTAACCATTTAGTAGCACATTCCATGTCACATCATTTTGCTCAGGCATACCAATAAACATTTTAGATGCAActtcaatctctccacatttAGCATAAAGGTCAACAAGTGCAGATCCAACAAACAAATCTAGTAATAAACCAAGTTTAAAAGCTTGGGCATGCATCTGCTTTCCAAGATCTAAGGCCATGCACAAAGAACATGCTTTTAATCC
This region includes:
- the LOC120085899 gene encoding pentatricopeptide repeat-containing protein At2g03880, mitochondrial-like isoform X2 translates to MERNFIAMRIHGSPLGFQNLLISSWLHSSPQFPNKFQNTTRSLFTSIQRSSFKILLDPRCKFEHQNTEDGMENRVCWSSKEKLKYYSRILHECASKRSLGVAKAIHGLIVKDVINPDSHLWVSLVNVYAKCRYSAYARLVLAKMPDRDVVSWTALIQGLIAEGFANDSIYLYQEMQNEGIMPNEFTLATGLKACSLCMALDLGKQMHAQAFKLGLLLDLFVGSALVDLYAKCGEIEVASKMFIGMPEQNDVTWNVLLNGYAQRGDGIGVLKLFCCMMELDVKVSKFTLTTVLKGCANSKSLRQGQAIHSLIIKCGYEGDEFLGCGLVDMYSKCGIAIDALEVFKMIKKPDIVVWSAMITCLDQQGQSEESVKLFHLMRSSGSRPNQYTICSLISAATNMGDFQYGQSIHACVWKYGFETDVSVSNALVTMYMKNGCVHEGARLFESMVDRDLVSWNTYLSGFHDSGMYDQLLINFCHMLEEGFIPNMYTFISILRSCSCLFDVHLGRQAHVHVIKNNLDDNDFVQTALIDMYAKCMHLEDADVAFNRLSARDLFTWTVIITNYAQINQGEKALNYFKQMQQEGIKPNEFTLGGCLSGCSSLASLEGGQQLHSMVFKSGHISDMFVGSALVDMYSKCGCIEEAETLFEALVRRDTIAWNTIICGYAQNGQGNKALRAFKMMLDEGILPDEVTFIGILSACSHQGLVEEGKKQFNSMCRDFRISPTVDHCACMVDILGRVGKFDELEDFIQKMQLSQHALIWETVLGASKMHGNLTLGEKAANKLFELQPEKETNYILLSNIFAAKGRWDDVKRVRTLMSSKGVKKEPGCSWVETNGQAHTFVSHDCSHPRIQEIHLKLEELDRELTSIGYVPKTEYVLHNVGETEKNENLRFHSERLALAFALISTNTTKKIRILKNLRICGDCHDVMKHISSITNREIVVRDVHRFHHFKSGACSCNDFW
- the LOC120085899 gene encoding pentatricopeptide repeat-containing protein At2g03880, mitochondrial-like isoform X1 codes for the protein MERNFIAMRIHGSPLGFQNLLISSWLHSSPQFPNKFQNTTRSLFTSIQRSSFKILLDPRYSSDSIGISMSKGQFGHEFKNTVHNFSYRCKFEHQNTEDGMENRVCWSSKEKLKYYSRILHECASKRSLGVAKAIHGLIVKDVINPDSHLWVSLVNVYAKCRYSAYARLVLAKMPDRDVVSWTALIQGLIAEGFANDSIYLYQEMQNEGIMPNEFTLATGLKACSLCMALDLGKQMHAQAFKLGLLLDLFVGSALVDLYAKCGEIEVASKMFIGMPEQNDVTWNVLLNGYAQRGDGIGVLKLFCCMMELDVKVSKFTLTTVLKGCANSKSLRQGQAIHSLIIKCGYEGDEFLGCGLVDMYSKCGIAIDALEVFKMIKKPDIVVWSAMITCLDQQGQSEESVKLFHLMRSSGSRPNQYTICSLISAATNMGDFQYGQSIHACVWKYGFETDVSVSNALVTMYMKNGCVHEGARLFESMVDRDLVSWNTYLSGFHDSGMYDQLLINFCHMLEEGFIPNMYTFISILRSCSCLFDVHLGRQAHVHVIKNNLDDNDFVQTALIDMYAKCMHLEDADVAFNRLSARDLFTWTVIITNYAQINQGEKALNYFKQMQQEGIKPNEFTLGGCLSGCSSLASLEGGQQLHSMVFKSGHISDMFVGSALVDMYSKCGCIEEAETLFEALVRRDTIAWNTIICGYAQNGQGNKALRAFKMMLDEGILPDEVTFIGILSACSHQGLVEEGKKQFNSMCRDFRISPTVDHCACMVDILGRVGKFDELEDFIQKMQLSQHALIWETVLGASKMHGNLTLGEKAANKLFELQPEKETNYILLSNIFAAKGRWDDVKRVRTLMSSKGVKKEPGCSWVETNGQAHTFVSHDCSHPRIQEIHLKLEELDRELTSIGYVPKTEYVLHNVGETEKNENLRFHSERLALAFALISTNTTKKIRILKNLRICGDCHDVMKHISSITNREIVVRDVHRFHHFKSGACSCNDFW